TGGCAGGTTTACCATCAGTAGGGttgttggagaagagagttCCATGCTCATCTAGGCCCAGTTAGCAAGGTATCATCTAAACCACGAGTTCGTTCGACTTACTGAGACACGCGCGATCGTAGAGGTACGGATCGGTAAAGTGGAAGTCACGGTGGAGTTCTCGATCGTAAAATTCCACAGTCACCGTATTATGGGTCTCTTGGTCAACGGTCCAAACACAGCCCGTCAGATTTAGGCCTAGCCGAGTCAATTAGTATGCCAGTGACTAGGAGCTAACCATGAATATTTGAGATACATACAGAGATACCGTCTGTTACCTCGCCATGGTGTACTGCCAGGCTGAAGCGATGGGTGGATTCTAGGTTTAGAGTAAGAGGTCAATAGCCGCTTCTCAGCATGGCCATCGATCTCGTCCAAATGTTGATTTGTCCGCTTGCCAAATGCATTAACGCCTTCCGCGTATCCAgcgccatcatcatcatcgacaaaatCCTCCATCCCCTGGTCGGagccaaggatatcatcaagagaGTCAGGAGTACCTGCTCGCCGCTCGATAGACTCCTTCGGCCTGTTCGTCAATGGTCGTCTCACGTTATCAGATATCTCTGCTAAATGCCCTGGAAAGATAGGCGCAGCCTGAAGTGGCTTCTGGAGCAACGGCTGCTGTTCGTTTGAGACAACCCCATCATATATGAATAGCTCTCCATCCGACGTTGTGAACGATAAAGAGTTATTAGAAGGGTGCCAGGCAAGATTAATGACGTTCGGAAAATCGTATCTCTGTAGTACCTTTTGTGTCTTAGTTTCCCATAACAAGACTTGACCATCCGCACCAGCAGTCGCCAGAAGTGCGCCATTCGGGGACCAGCTGATTGCTGTAACATCGCCATTGTGGCCGCCAGAGaagaccttctccttcttccactCGCTCGTGGAGAAAATTGCAATATCCCTGGTGgcttctgcagctgcaaATGCCGTCCCATCTGGATGCCACACGACCCTCGATGTCGCTTCGTCCTCAGGCTCAAGCCTCCGGATAGCCCCATCAAGCTTCTGTACGAGTTCCGGCTCCTCGGCGAGCAATGAATAGATGTACAATATACCGTCTGTACACGATACCGCGATATACCGCCCACTTGGGTCGAAGGTAACATGTTTCGTCCCCTTAGATTGGTCCCGAAGATACTTAACTTTGGTCATATCCTCAATTTTGACGATCTTCACCGTGAGTTCACTGTACCATATCAGTGATCTAGATCCCCCAGAGTTATTGCGCACAGACTACTAACTCGCTTGCTACTGCAGCCCATTCACCATCATTTGAGACCGCTATATCTCGCACGGGTAACGCACATCGAACAAGCAAGTTTTCCATTCGACCAGACTCAATCTCATACTGCCAGACGGTACCATCCTCCGCTCCCATGATGAACGACTCATTCTGCAATAATCCTTAGCATCTTACCAACTTCATTCATCCCAGGGCCTATATATCATACTGTAGCACCGATTCCCATGTGTCCATCAATGCCCTCGTCAACAGTCTTTGGTTCGCCATCTTGCCCAACAGTGTAAATTCGAATCGCGGAGTTAGAGCCACCAGTGATAATGCGACGGCCGTTCGGGGTGTATGCCAACACTGTGGTCCCGGGGGTATCTAAATTTGTTCCCAAATCAGCTACACCGTCCATACTGAAGGTCAAGATATATACAAACTTACGGGCTGGTCTGCCCCTAGGACGGATGGCTTCCGACGCCATTGCGGAGATAGAGAACCGACCACAGGGAAGTTATGAAAATAGAGTTACCGGGAATTGAACGTGAAACACTCAGAGAGATCAACCCGACGCATCTATCAAAATGAGCGCGGCTTGTAGTCTATACTAAACAACGCAGGTTACTGATTGAGCACGGTTGGACTAGCGAAGCGTTGCCCGACGCGCGGACGCGTCCGCGCGCGCGAAATCCAATAACCCAAATCAGTAGTACTTAAGGGCTTAGGGCACGATGTTAGGGCTCAAAAGAATAATTCATCGCCCGCAACTTAGGTTAGCATGACACATGCCACATCGGATTACAATAGCTTCCAAGTGTCAAATACAAGCTCCCGTGACAAATGGCAAGATGAATGTTTACAGAAACGCCATCCATTACCTGAGCGGAACCGTCTTGTCGCAACGTATAGCTTTATCAGCAATTTAAGTGGCATATCGATAAACTACTCAATAGATGCAATGCAGCAAATAAGGTGCGGAAGATGAATGACGGCACGGACCACCAGTCAATCTACACGCGTCAAGGGATCGGACGCAAATCAGTTCGTTGGTGCTCATACTCATAAAATTCCACGGGGACATGCGATAAATAATTCGTGCACGCTGATGGTAGAAAACTTAGGTACATTTTAAACCGCTATCGAGCTGGAAACCGCGCTAAGCAGCTTTCGTGAGTTGTGGGATGTTTGAATGGCCTGAATCAACCCCTAAATATGTGTTGACAATGTCTACGAAGGGGCAGGTCAACACAACCTCAGAATCTTCTCATACTACTTCAGCAAAGACTTTTCtaggggaaaagagaataatgCGTATCCCCCATATGCAAGGGAAGGCCATAATCCTCATGGTATATGTTGTTTTACACCATTGCGGCCAGTCAATCATTCAAGGGTGCTCCCAAAGTGATTCCAATAGAGCCTTCGTCAAATATTAATCTTCTAATAGTGGTAGTAATGGATCCAAGACTCTAACAATAGGTGGCCAAGTTCCCTGATTGCACGCGGAGCGAAGAGTAGCAAACATTATAGTGTTTTCTAATGGAGATCCATGAATCTCGGGTATTTTCCCCAATGTCTTTAGTTATTAATACCAGTAGTCTCGTGTTCATTGGTCTATATGTGGATGTTTTGGACTATGTAAATTCGGCAGGTTATACAAAAACTTAGGTCCCGGTCAGCCATAGGCGGGGCGAGATAGTGTCTTCCTCCCCTTATGAAAACCACTACGTACAAAAGCATGGAGCTAGAATCCGGCCAACGGTGGTATGACCTACCCACTCCGTGATTGTTGACGTTCCACAGTGTTTTTCCCTACTAGAGTTATTATCACACACGCGCTATTATACGTACCCTAATGTCATTTTTGGGCAAATAAGCGCCGCTAGATTGCCTATGCCTTGGGACTGTAAAGTGACTGCCATCCATCGGTTCAATGTCCCACATGACGATCATTGCGGCAGTGAAAGCCAAAAGCTGCCTCTCCGCAAATGTCCGTCCCTTGCATCCAGACATGCCACCGCCAAATGGGTGAATTGTGTGCATATTTGCCTTCTTTTCTCCGGTTTCCGGGTCAGTTATGATAAATCGCAGTGGATCAAACTGGCTGGGGTTTGAGAAATATCGAGAGTCATTCTGCAGCACTCCATGATGGAGTATAAGACTCTCGCCTTTGTAGACTTTATAACTATGGGGCTTTGTCCTATCACTGTTTGTAACGTCTTCGTTGGACTCTGTGATAGTCAAGTCAGATGTGAGTTTTCGGAATGACATGTCGGCTGAATCCAAACGAAGTGTTTCGTAGAAGCTAGCCTTCAATAGAGGGCAAGAGTCCAGCAAGCCTTTGAGGTTAAGAGAGATTCTGGGTGGCTCTTCAAAAGGGAAGCCAGTTTCCTCCCTACTTGGCCTGTGAGCTTTCACGTATGGAGAGATTTCTTTTCGAATTTCTTCTAGGAGGGTGGGATCATTGTAAAGACGGACAAGGTACCAAAAGGCGATGTTTGAAGAGTTAACATTCATCGCCCAGAGCAAAGACAGATGCCCGGGTGCGCTGGACCTTGGTGAGAGCCCCAAGTTCTTAGACGTCCGGATGCGTTGTTTCAAAGGCTCTGAAACATCTTCGAGGTCACGGAATTTCACACCAGGGTCTATCCCATCATCCCACTGGAGAAATGCTTGTTGGTAGGCGGCAAGAGAGTTCAGTATCCGATCACGAGCAGCATACGCTGCAGGCACACCAGGAAGTGGTGCCCAACGAGGTACACCAATCGCTAGAAGGGGGAATCGATTGTCCAGTACCCAAAGATCATCAAGCAAACTAGGAAAGGCTTCCAGAATCGCTTGACCCATTAGGGTAGTGGTTGTAATATTCCCGATGAAGCCCCTGACAAGGTCAAACAGGTTTGCCTCGCAAGCGGGCTTGTCGCCGTTGTCATCGACAACTTCGACATCGCTCCCACGCTCCCACAGCGTTTGATCAACTACGCTCCGGCAGAAGGTGACGAAATTTGGAACCTCGCGTTTTAAAAGTTGAATAGTAGTTTCGGAAGCTTCCGTTATGAACGGTTCCCGCATGAGCAGATTGGGAAGCTTGTGATGAAACACTTGATAGTCAGTAGTATTCAGGTCTCGCAGTGAACCCAAGTCATCGCCAAAAGCCTTCAGCGCACGGTTGACTAGAGGAGCTGATGTTGTGGCTTTGGATTGCATGATAGATTTGATCATGGATGGTGACACAATAGTATTGTGCTTTGTGCCACCCATGTAGCTCCCAAACACAGATGCATTCATATAATCTCTATAACGCCAGTCAGGCCACATAGGGTTAAGGTAGTGGCAGATATGGATACTGACCTGGATTTTTCAGTGAAGCTTACGTGGTCccatacaaaagaaagactatGGCCCAGCCACGGAAACCAATACGGCAGCGTCTTCACTGATTGCGGTTGTTCAGTCTTACTGTCGACACGACTCTGGAATCCACTGATGATACGCGTGGCAATACAGCAGAGGACCAGAACGGTTGCCAACAATGGCCATACCAGCTCCGATGAGCCACTCCACGCATTTTGTATCAGACCATCAGTAGATAATCCATCCtttcccattttctttcagggaagggaaaaaaggaaggggggACAAATAAACAATTGATCCAGCAGGAAAATGCAAAAGATATAGACAGGGCGAAGCACAGAGCCAGCGGACCGCACAGGGTTATATAatagaagaggaagaagtacTTTCAAGAGAAGTCCACCTTTGAAGCAAAGGAGGACTTGAAGGGTGTTAAGAGTACGAAATCTAATGGGGAGTGATGGGGAAAACTTGAATGTGAGTAAATGCTAAAGATAGATCTTCTCGGTCTGACATGATACATGATACAGTAACATTACAGCTTACTCAGCTGGAAGCCACCCCATTAATAATTCCATTTGTTGCGTATCACTACCATGCCTGCAAAGGGGTCaagcgaaaagaaagagagagagtgtgtgtgtgtgatGAAGAAAAGTGCAACCACCATCTTTATGGAAGCCCAGCGGTATCAAATAGGCAGGTTTAACAAGAGTAGTTTCAGTGTCCCCTACGGAGGATCATCTGGAGGAACGCACTCTCAGTCTCGTACCTGCTAATCTTGTTTTGCGAATTATATACTTTCTGTAAGAGCCACTGAATTCTTGAAGTTAGCTCTCGGGGCTGTTTTGGCAGTGATCCAAGCAAACGCAGCTCCTCTTCATATTTTCCAATGCTTTTATTCTCCTTACTGATCAGCTGTGACAAAATCTCGAGGTCCAGTCGACTACTGAGAGTCTTATTCTCGGTTAGCTTTTTAAAGACAGCTCGATAAACCGGCTTGCCAGGCTTGACCGTCTCTGGGCAGCCGTTGATAGAACTGACAGAGATGAGTTCTGCCTGCTCAAGAGCTTGAAGGGCAACCTCGCCGTTTTCCTTGAAAAGGTCTGAGAGAAGGACTTGGTTGTATGGCAGACTACCTTCCTTGCTATTCGCCAGCATCTTGATCAAATGCCAGACCTGCTCGTGGCTCCATTGGGCTTCAGTATTCGTACTCAAGATAAACATCTTGAGTATCTCAGATGTCGACTGCTCTATGATGCGGTTGACCGCGCCTTTCGCATTCGTTAGCTATGTGTCGTGTCAATAAAAGCAGCTAACCTACCATTGGGAGTTTCTCCCGCTTCTATACGATGTGCCATGAATTCAAGATCAGTCACCCGGCCTCCCAATATTTCAATACAACTGTCCAGGTCTTCCAAATATTCTTCACTTCTGGGTGGCTTATCTCCCGTTCTTGCTTCATCGGCCAAATGGTTGAGTACAAACCTCCTGCCGACTTCAAGGGAGCAATCACCCAAGGAAATTGTTCGAAAGACCGAATTCGGCAGAGCCTTGCTTAAAGGTTTAGCAAAGGAAACATCGGTAGTTAGGAAGATAACGTGTGCAATATTGGCGCTTGTTAATCCAGCGGCCCATTCGGTGATCTTTTCATATACGACGTTGTCCTCGGAAGCATTGTGAAGGAAATTATCAATGACCACCACTGGCCGGAGCTCAGGATGAGCTTCCAGATACTCCTCGTCTGTGAGGTGCGCATCCTTATCGTTCTTTTTCCTGCTATCTAAGATGACTCCCTTCAGAGCAGTGGCAGTGCTCTGCCAGATATTGCTGAGTTGCGCATCCAATGTTTCGGAGAACCCGGCTTTGGTACCAATCATGCCCTGTGCAGCTAGATCGATGAAGCTGCTAATGCTGTTCATCCAGGAGAAAACCGGCCGGTAGCCTACTTGGCCAGCTGCTCGTGCAATTTTTGCAGTGTCGCCCCTGGCGTCCTGTATCTGCTTGCAATCAATGACCACCTTGTATTTGTAGTTCTCAAGAGCTTGGTCCAACACAAGTTCCCGTTTCCCAGAACCTCGAGGACCGTgtatgatgatgaaggtCTCCGTATTCTCCGTAAGCCAAGACTGCAGCTGAGAAATATCCCCTTGACGATCCTCCCAAATCGCGGTGAGCCCACGAGGATCAGACGCCACAACACCCAAGCCGATGATGTTGGCCTTACTAACCTGCTTGCGAATCCATCCCAGAACACTGTTCTCTTCGACATGAAGCGTTGCctttatcttcatcttgataAAGAAGGTGCGAATGGGGTCAAAAACAGTCACAGTGATGGCCGCGATAAGTGCAGCGACGGCAGGGATTACTATTCTTGGATGGCTCAAGATCCAGTCCTTAATCATTGACAATTTGATCTTCCGTTCATAGTTAATCTTCAACCTTGTGCCAAATTTCCCgccaccttctttctctgcgATTGTGAATCCGTGCATGCAGTTTTTCGCCATAACCGCGAACTTGGGACGAGCAAATTCTACGTAGGCGTACCTTGGTAGGATCTTGGAATCCGACGGTTGCCTTTCAATGTCTCTCAGTTTCCCATAGCTGCGGAACAGTGAGTACAAAGATTCCGTAGTAGGATCATTTGCTAAATCATTGGCGCTGCCCGGCAGGAACTCAACTCTCAGCCGAGGGCTCGGTATGCGATATAAATCCTCTATCCATGGTCTTCCAAGGACACTGGCAACCTTGACCTGCTGGAAAGGATTGAACCAAGGTCGAATAGGGTGTTTCTCGAGATGATCCTTGACAGCCGTCTCGATATCAGTGTCTTTTACCCCCTCGTTGCGAGTGTATTTCACAAATGCACCGCCTTCTCTGAAGCGCGGAACGACCTCTTTGATCTCAACTTCTAGCTCATGGGGAAAGACACGACGGATAATGCGTAGGGGATCGGACGCTGCGAGATGCGGTCTGTCGATTCGTTTCAAGGCCTCTTCGTACGGTCGACTTGCGCGGAGAGACCCTTCCAAGACCCATTGCAGTTTCCGGGGGAAAATATCTGTTATAGTTCAAACTTAGCTTGCGATACTACCAGTATGGATTTAAATTCGAGATTTCGTACTATTGATAAACAGTAATCCCTCATTTTTCTTCAAATCAATGTGTCCTGTCTCGAGATACGAAGCATGTGATGCGCTACTGAGGCGAGCGAGGGAGGACTTTGCGGCAAACAATGACGGGGGTGGTCGCCCCCAGCGGAAGGATGTCTGATAGATACGAGGTATCACCACTGGAAATGATTTTCGCATCTTTATCGTCGTCGCCATTGAGATGGTAGAGCCATTGTTGAGGAAGTTTGATATTGATCAACATTAAGCTTGGTCATGAGTATGACGTAGGTGCCCGTATAATACACCCCGGAACAGCTGTATTCCGCATCTGTCCCGGATAAGTGCTCCTAGTATTGTCATTTTCTGTAATTATGAAATTTACAGCGCTAATTCCATAATCCACAGAATTGTCGCTCCAACACTGGAGCCACCTCCACCTGTGATTCTTGCCCTTATTCCCCGacatcaatatcaattcaCACAAAatgggttggtggtggagttCGTCTTCTCCTACCAAAAATGAAGCGCAAATCATCTCATCATTCGATACGCAACCGGCGCCAGAGAACGCCGGGGTACCTACATCGCAACCACGGACATTAACTCGCGAAGAACGAGCAGATGCGGAGTTGAAGCAATTGCTAGCCAGCTTGGAGGGAGACATCAATAAAGGACATGAGGCATCGCAAGGGTCACCGTCCTCCGCAGAGTCCACATCATTACCCCCGTCATCCATAGCGCCGGAATCTCTCTACCCCGATACAATGTCCTGTCGTTCTGCGTTCGACTACGCATTCTTCTGTCAATCGTTCGGCGGGCAGTTTGTCAATGTTTACCGATATGGCGAGCTGCGATCGTGCAGTGAACACTGGGATAATTTCTGGCTTTGCATGAAGACCAGGACATGGTCGGATGGTGCTCGTAAGAAGGCAGTCAGAGACCACTATCGCAAGAAAGCCATCAAGTATAAGACGGGGCCCAGTAGTGAGGATGTCTGGGATCTCCGGACAGAGCCGGTTCGGAATGCTTTTGAAGGGGATTTTGCTGCTCTAGAGAAGGAGATGCAGGCCGAGGAAGAATCACAGGGGGCTGGTGCCGCTTAGGTTTGCTGATGCTTCTTTGTTTGCCTGCAATCTCTTGTTTATCGGTATATGTAGATTTGAACCCGGATACTTGTCTCCTGCAGCTCATGAGACTCTGTATAGTACTCATTGTACTAATTCTATGTCAAGCAGCAGTCATAGACCTGGTTGATGGAGTTTTCCTTGAGAATTGAGCATCTGTGCTGAATTTTGttgtataatattagaaatgGAAGTTAACGCTTAGCGTCTTTATCGATAACATGTCCATTTATTCTTTGTTCATGTTCACTAATATAAAGGCGAAGAAAGTCAGAAGCCAGTGGCAGAACCAAACTACAGATCCCCGCATGGTTTCTAGAATGTTAATCTCCTTGTCCGTCTGATGGATTCACGAATATACCACGCTATACATTCCTTTCTATTCCACAGTGCTTATCGCACAAAAAAGTCACGTCGACATGGACAGTCGAACGCACGACCATCCCCACTACTACCGCACGCAGATGGGGCTCATAACCATGCTCGAAGACACAAGCTACGGAAACACGTTCACTGGGGCGCGGTGGTGCAACTCCCTGACCGTCCCAGAAAGGGGTACTATCCAAACTATTTCGACGAGAGAGCATCAAACCATAAACCCATACTCAAGCCCCAGACATCATTGGACCGGTCGATGTACTACAGAAATTTATGGGCAATGATCGAGCTGGCTGATCAACGGTTGGGATATCTTTACGATTGTTTGAGGGCGGCTGATGACGAGGCTGGCTTAGATTGGATCATAAAGGTCGACGACGAGTTCATGGGTCGAGAGGCAAATCGAAGGGCAAGAGTATCTGCAGATAAGACCTGGAAATGAAGATACAGGGCCCTTTGGAATCACCTCACGGTAGATGAGGTTATCTCCCGGACTCTAAATGTTAGGCACTCAATCCACAATGATCTATGTCATCGAATCTCCAATATATTACTTAAGAAGTAGATATGTACAATGAATCATAGAAAAGATACACTGAATAGCAAACGCGCCGACCCCATTTTTGCATACCAGTTTTTATGGGAGAGGCACTGCAACAAAACGCAAAGGAACACAGCCGCAAAACGAAAAAAGGAGCAGGAACCAAAACGGTACAGGCTTGAATAAGCAAAACAACAAAGCATTTAGTAAACCTCTCCGGGAGTGTTGCACCATTGTTGCTAACATGTCAATGTAACTGCAGTCGTAGCTGTTGATCAATTGCCATGATACAGATTTTCAACCAACATTAATTCTGCCGGTTAGTAAACTTTTGATCATAACACAATAATCTACAGTCATTTCAATCATGAGCCATGGCTACATGGCTGGGAATATGTCCGCCCCTGGAGAATCTGAAGCTCCCAGAGAAAATCATGCGGAAACGGGTTGTTCCGTACACTGTCGAACCGCATCAATAGCAGGTCTACGGACAATGCCGCCAGTGACAGGAAGCTGAGAGCTAATGTCCATAAGATGAGCGTCGACTTCGCGAGCACACTGACGGCCCTCATTGATGCCCCAGACAATGAGAGATTGTCCACGACGGCAATCACCAGCAGCAAAAACACCAGGGACATTAGAGGAATATTGACCGGGAGGAGTCTTCACATTCTTGCGAGAATCACGTTCAATTTCATCACCCAGGAGGCGGTCTTCAGGTCCAAGGAATCCCATGGACAGCAAAACAAGGTCTGCAGGGAAAAACTGTTCACTGCCCTCAACTGTCTTCATATCCCAGCCTCCAGAAGCGCTCTTAGTCCACTCAACACGAACAGTGTTGATACCTTTGACATGGCCGTTACCGTCGTCGACAAACTCTGTGGACATGACACAGTACTCACGGGGATCCTTGCCCATGTGGGTCTTGACTTCAGAGTGACCGTAATCAACACGGTAGATGCGCGGCCATTGGGGCCATGGGTTGTCGCGGGCACGTTCTGGAGGCGGCTGGGGAAGTAACTCGAAGTTGGTAACAGACTTAGCACCGTGACGAACAGAAGTACCAATGCAATCATTTCCAGTATCACCACCGCCGATGACAACAACGTGCTTACCCTTGGCGGATATATATGCGCCATCAGCGAGGTTAGAGTCAAGGAGCGACTTGGTATTGCGGTGCAAGAATTGCATGGCAAAATGGACGCCTTCCAGCTCTCGGCCGGGGACCTTGAGATCCCGAGCCACAGTGGCACCGGTGGCGATGATAACAGCATCGTTCGTCCTACGCAGGGAGTCCAAAGAAACCTCTTGGTCAGGGCCAACAGCAGTGTTGGGCACGAATCTGACGCCCTCAGCAGCCATCAGATCCACGCGGCGTTGCACGACCTTCTTGTCGAGCTTCATGTTGGGAATACCATACATAAGAAGACCGCCAATACGATCTGCACGTTCATATACGGTAACGCTATGGCCAGCGCGGTTTAGCTGATCCGCAGCTGCGAGACCAGCTGGACCGGAGCCAATGATTGCAACGGTCTTACCGGTACGGGCCTTAGGAGGACGCGGTACCATCCAGCCCATCTCGAAACCACGGTCAATGATGGCACATTCAATAGACTTGATTCCAACAGGGTCTTCATTGATCCCTAGAACGCAGGCGCCTTCACAAGGGGCAGGGCAGACACGGCCAGTGAACTCAGGGAAGTTGTTAGTCATGAGCAAACGGTTAAGGGCATCCTGCCACTGGTTCTGGAAAACGAGCTCGTTCCACTTAGGAATAATGTTAGAGATGGGGCAGCCAGTGTCAGACTGGCAAAAGGGAACACCGCAGTCCATACAACGGGCAGACTGATACTTGAGCTCATCCTCAGTTAGACGGCTAGAAAGCTCGGCCCAGTCACGTGTACGAGTACCAGGGTTCCGATATTTCTCACTTCGCCTGCTGTACTTCATGAAGCCCCTTGTCTTGTCAAGTATGAGTGCTGACCGCTTCTTCTCGGTCTTTGAATCATTCACGCTGTCCTCAATGTCAAGCATTTCAGCCTTCTTGGCATCGCCCGCCCTGAGCTTCTCAGCGGTGGAAGATGTGCTAGGAAGCTGGGGCACAGTGAACTCGGCCTTCTTAGCAGCTTCAGCTCTGGTAGCTTCCTCTTCCATCACCCGCTTGTAATCGGTAGGTAGAACCTTGACAAAGTGAGGGAGAGCACGAGTAAAGTCCAATAGAATGCGAGCAGCCAGTTCCGAGCCAGTGTAGTGGTGGTGATCCTCGATGAGACCGCGGACAAAGGCAACTTCGGTGGGATCTTCCAGGCCGGATacctccaccatctccatgTTGACTTTTGAGTGGAAGTCCTGGTCCATATCTAGGACGTAGGCAATACCACCGGACATACCAGCAGCAAAATTACGGCCAATTGAGCCAAGGATGAGCACACGACCTCCAGTCATATATTCACATCCGTGGTCACCAACGCCCTCAACGACTGCAGTGGCACCCGAATTACGAACAGCAAAACGCTCAGCGGCCACACCACGGAAGAAGCACGTACCCCTGGTAGCACCATATAGGCAAGTGTTACCAACGATGATGTTCTCCTCTGCTTTGAAGGCAGCACCGCGGGGAGGATAGATAATGAGGCGACCGCCCGACAGACCCTTGCCAACATAGTCGTTGGCGTCACCCTCAAGCTCAAGGGTGATACCGGGAGCGAGGTAGGCGCCAAACGACTGGCCAGCAGAGCCCTTTATGTTGGCGTGAATGGTATCCTGCGGAAGACCTTCGCCACCAAAGCGACGACTGACCTGGTAAGAAAGTGTAGCTCCCAGTGCACGATCAGTGTTAACTATATCACACTCAATCCTACAGGGAAGACCCTTCTCAAGTGCAAGCTCAGACTCCGCAATCAGCTTATTGTCGAGACGGGTGTGTAGACGATGGTCTTGCTTGCGAACATTGTATGTAGCAACGCCGGGGCGCAAGGAATGGGCAGGAGTCAGAATGAGCGAAAGATCGATCCTCTCCTGCTTAGCGGTCCGGATGTCATCCCTGGTCTTGAGTAGCTCAGCTCGCCCAACCATTTCATTCACGGTACGAATACCTAATTTGGCCATTATAGCGCGCATTTCATTGGCAACGTAGTAGAAAAAGTTGATAACATGCTCCGGGGTGCCCGAGAACTTTTTTCTCAGTTCAGGGTCTTGAGTAGCAATACCGACGGGGCAAGTATTCAGATGACATTTTCTAAACAACTGTCAGTAAAGCAAATATAACTATGAAATTTACCAGTTATACGAACCTCATCATAATGCAGCCCATGGCGATTAAGGGAGTTGTGGCAAAGCCGAATTCTTCGGCACCGAGCAGACAAGCGATAGCAAGATCGCGGCCAGTGCGGAGTTGGCCATCAGTCTGCACAACGACACGACCACGTAGGTCATTGAGAACAAGAGTTTGGTGAGTCTCTGCGAGACCCAATTCCCAAGGAAGACCGGCATACTTGATACCGGTCCAACGAGAAGCACCAGTACCACCATCATGACCAGAGATCAGAATATGATCGGCTTTGGCTTTGGCAACACCAGAGGCAACAATGCCAACGCCGACTTCCGACACGAGCTTAACGGATACACGTGCACGAGGGTTGGAACATTTGAGGTCGTAGATGAGCTGCTTGAGGTCTTCAATTGAATAGATGTCGTGGTGAGGGGGCGGTGATATCAGACCGACGCCAGGAGTGGAATAACGGGTATGAGCAATAGGGCCAACAACTTTATGACCCGGAAGCTCACCACCTTCGCCCGGTTTAGCACCTTGGGCCATTTTGATTTGCAGTTCATCAGCATCGGCTAGGTAATGAGATGTCACACCGAAACGGCCGG
The sequence above is a segment of the Aspergillus flavus chromosome 4, complete sequence genome. Coding sequences within it:
- a CDS encoding putative chromosome segregation protein (unnamed protein product) gives rise to the protein MASEAIRPRGRPARKFVYILTFSMDGVADLGTNLDTPGTTVLAYTPNGRRIITGGSNSAIRIYTVGQDGEPKTVDEGIDGHMGIGATNESFIMGAEDGTVWQYEIESGRMENLLVRCALPVRDIAVSNDGEWAAVASDELTVKIVKIEDMTKVKYLRDQSKGTKHVTFDPSGRYIAVSCTDGILYIYSLLAEEPELVQKLDGAIRRLEPEDEATSRVVWHPDGTAFAAAEATRDIAIFSTSEWKKEKVFSGGHNGDVTAISWSPNGALLATAGADGQVLLWETKTQKVLQRYDFPNVINLAWHPSNNSLSFTTSDGELFIYDGVVSNEQQPLLQKPLQAAPIFPGHLAEISDNVRRPLTNRPKESIERRAGTPDSLDDILGSDQGMEDFVDDDDGAGYAEGVNAFGKRTNQHLDEIDGHAEKRLLTSYSKPRIHPSLQPGSTPWRGNRRYLCLNLTGCVWTVDQETHNTVTVEFYDRELHRDFHFTDPYLYDRACLNEHGTLFSNNPTDGKPATIFYRPHETWTTRADWRTQLPRGELIRALALSDSYIVVVTTKDYVRVYTLFGTPFKVYRQKSPAVACVAWRDYVMTIGNGPVGSDGRTATLRYSVENVKRDEICQNEDVVALPEGAELQSVFFSDTGDPCIYDSEGVLLILQHWRNPGQARWVPLLDTTQMERVASGRKEETYWPVAVAQDKFHCIILKGGDKYPYFPRPLLSEFDFRIPISERPGKGVGKQGEGLAQSDDGKFEEAFIRGSVMLSLFQDLLGSTNATSTQRAELARKELELDKILLQMLAVECREGEERGMKALELVQMMKDRNGKMTEAAVKVAERYGRGVLEDKIRELAEKRYLGEGDDDELA
- a CDS encoding cytochrome protein; the encoded protein is MGKDGLSTDGLIQNAWSGSSELVWPLLATVLVLCCIATRIISGFQSRVDSKTEQPQSVKTLPYWFPWLGHSLSFVWDHVSFTEKSRDYMNASVFGSYMGGTKHNTIVSPSMIKSIMQSKATTSAPLVNRALKAFGDDLGSLRDLNTTDYQVFHHKLPNLLMREPFITEASETTIQLLKREVPNFVTFCRSVVDQTLWERGSDVEVVDDNGDKPACEANLFDLVRGFIGNITTTTLMGQAILEAFPSLLDDLWVLDNRFPLLAIGVPRWAPLPGVPAAYAARDRILNSLAAYQQAFLQWDDGIDPGVKFRDLEDVSEPLKQRIRTSKNLGLSPRSSAPGHLSLLWAMNVNSSNIAFWYLVRLYNDPTLLEEIRKEISPYVKAHRPSREETGFPFEEPPRISLNLKGLLDSCPLLKASFYETLRLDSADMSFRKLTSDLTITESNEDVTNSDRTKPHSYKVYKGESLILHHGVLQNDSRYFSNPSQFDPLRFIITDPETGEKKANMHTIHPFGGGMSGCKGRTFAERQLLAFTAAMIVMWDIEPMDGSHFTVPRHRQSSGAYLPKNDIRGKTLWNVNNHGVVVFIRGGRHYLAPPMADRDLSFCITCRIYIVQNIHI
- a CDS encoding uncharacterized protein (of unknown function-domain containing protein) codes for the protein MGWWWSSSSPTKNEAQIISSFDTQPAPENAGVPTSQPRTLTREERADAELKQLLASLEGDINKGHEASQGSPSSAESTSLPPSSIAPESLYPDTMSCRSAFDYAFFCQSFGGQFVNVYRYGELRSCSEHWDNFWLCMKTRTWSDGARKKAVRDHYRKKAIKYKTGPSSEDVWDLRTEPVRNAFEGDFAALEKEMQAEEESQGAGAA
- a CDS encoding uncharacterized protein (expressed protein): MDSRIYHAIHSFLFHSAYRTKKSRRHGQSNARPSPLLPHADGAHNHARRHKLRKHVHWGAVVQLPDRPRKGYYPNYFDERASNHKPILKPQTSLDRSMYYRNLWAMIELADQRLGYLYDCLRAADDEAGLDWIIKVDDEFMGREANRRARVSADKTWK